One region of Pseudomonas alvandae genomic DNA includes:
- a CDS encoding NAD(P)(+) transhydrogenase (Re/Si-specific) subunit beta, whose protein sequence is MSMNLVTTLYLIASICFIQALKGLSHPTTSRRGNLFGMLGMALAVLTTVGLIYKLGAELATAGIGYVIVGLLIGGTAGSIMAKRVEMTKMPELVAFMHSMIGLAAVFIAIAAVVEPQSLGIVKQLGDSIPAGNRLELFLGAAIGAITFSGSVIAFGKLSGKYKFRLFQGAPVQFGGQHKLNLILGLATLGLGLTFMFTGNLGAFALMLALAFVLGVLIIIPIGGADMPVVVSMLNSYSGWAAAGIGFSLNNSMLIIAGSLVGSSGAILSYIMCKAMNRSFFNVLLGGFGNTADAAGPAGSKEARTVKSGSADDATFLLTNADTVIIVPGYGLAVARAQHALKELTEKLTHHGVTVKYAIHPVAGRMPGHMNVLLAEAEVPYDQVFEMEDINSEFGQADVVLVLGANDVVNPAAKNDPNSPIAGMPILEAFKAKTIIVNKRSMASGYAGLDNELFYLDKTMMVFGDAKKVIEDMVKAVE, encoded by the coding sequence ATGAGCATGAACCTGGTAACGACGCTCTACCTGATCGCGTCGATCTGCTTCATCCAGGCCCTCAAGGGCCTGTCGCACCCCACCACCTCTCGCCGTGGCAACCTGTTCGGCATGCTCGGCATGGCGCTGGCGGTGCTCACCACTGTGGGCCTCATCTATAAGCTCGGTGCCGAGCTAGCCACCGCCGGCATCGGCTACGTCATTGTCGGCCTGCTGATCGGCGGCACCGCCGGCTCGATCATGGCCAAGCGCGTAGAGATGACCAAGATGCCGGAGCTGGTCGCCTTCATGCACAGCATGATCGGCCTGGCTGCCGTCTTCATTGCCATCGCTGCTGTTGTCGAGCCGCAATCCCTGGGCATCGTCAAACAACTCGGCGACTCGATTCCGGCCGGCAACCGCCTGGAGCTGTTCCTCGGCGCCGCCATTGGTGCAATTACCTTCTCCGGTTCGGTGATCGCCTTTGGCAAGCTCTCGGGCAAATACAAGTTCCGCCTGTTCCAGGGCGCACCGGTACAGTTTGGCGGCCAGCACAAGCTCAACCTGATCCTGGGCCTGGCAACGCTGGGCCTGGGCCTGACCTTCATGTTCACCGGCAACCTCGGCGCGTTCGCCTTGATGCTGGCCCTGGCGTTTGTCCTGGGTGTGCTGATCATCATCCCGATCGGCGGTGCGGACATGCCGGTGGTGGTGTCGATGCTCAACAGTTATTCCGGTTGGGCCGCAGCGGGTATCGGCTTCTCGCTGAACAACTCGATGCTGATCATTGCCGGTTCGCTGGTGGGTTCGAGCGGTGCGATCCTCTCGTACATCATGTGCAAGGCGATGAACCGGTCGTTCTTCAATGTGCTGCTCGGCGGTTTCGGCAACACGGCAGATGCAGCTGGCCCGGCAGGCTCGAAAGAAGCCCGTACGGTGAAATCCGGCTCGGCTGACGACGCTACCTTCCTGCTGACCAACGCCGACACAGTGATCATCGTGCCGGGCTATGGCTTGGCGGTGGCACGAGCGCAGCACGCGCTGAAAGAGCTGACCGAGAAGCTGACCCACCACGGCGTGACCGTCAAATACGCGATCCACCCGGTGGCCGGTCGCATGCCCGGGCACATGAACGTCCTGCTGGCCGAGGCCGAAGTGCCTTACGACCAAGTGTTCGAGATGGAAGACATCAACTCCGAGTTCGGCCAGGCCGACGTGGTACTCGTCCTGGGCGCCAACGACGTGGTCAACCCGGCGGCGAAGAACGATCCTAATTCGCCGATTGCCGGCATGCCGATCCTCGAGGCCTTCAAGGCCAAGACCATCATCGTCAACAAGCGCTCGATGGCCAGCGGCTATGCGGGCCTGGACAACGAGCTGTTCTACCTCGACAAGACCATGATGGTGTTCGGTGACGCCAAGAAGGTCATTGAAGATATGGTTAAGGCTGTCGAGTGA
- a CDS encoding NAD(P) transhydrogenase subunit alpha: MEELISPGIYNLIIFVLAIYVGYHVVWNVTPALHTPLMAVTNAISAIVIVGAMLAAALTVTPLGKTMGTLAVALAAVNVFGGFLVTRRMLEMFKKKAPKAVKEEAPK, encoded by the coding sequence ATGGAAGAGCTTATCTCCCCCGGTATCTACAACCTGATCATCTTCGTGCTGGCGATTTATGTCGGTTACCACGTGGTCTGGAACGTGACACCCGCGCTGCACACGCCGTTGATGGCGGTAACCAATGCCATTTCGGCGATCGTGATCGTCGGTGCCATGCTCGCTGCCGCGCTGACCGTAACGCCTCTGGGCAAGACCATGGGCACCCTCGCCGTGGCCCTGGCCGCGGTCAACGTATTCGGTGGCTTCCTGGTGACGCGCCGCATGCTTGAGATGTTCAAGAAAAAAGCCCCGAAAGCCGTAAAAGAAGAGGCGCCCAAGTAA
- a CDS encoding Re/Si-specific NAD(P)(+) transhydrogenase subunit alpha: MHIGVPLETQTGETRVAATPETIKKLIGQGHKVTVQSGAGIKASVIDSAYEAVGATIGSASDAFGAELILKVVAPSDSELTLIKSGTVLVGMLNPFNNETIAKLAERGITAFALEAAPRTSRAQSLDVLSSQANIAGYKAVLLAAHYYPRFMPMLMTAAGTVKAARVLILGAGVAGLQAIATAKRLGAVIEASDVRPAVKEQIESLGAKFVDVPYETDEERECAVGVGGYARPMPASWMQRQAQAVHERAKQADIVITTALIPGRKAPTLLSAETVAQMKPGSVVIDLAAAQGGNCPLTVADQVVIENGVTICGPTNLAGEVAADASALYARNLLDFLKLVFTKEGQFDVNLEDDIVAACLMCRDGQVIRKNA, from the coding sequence TTGCACATTGGTGTTCCCCTCGAAACCCAGACCGGTGAAACGCGGGTGGCTGCTACCCCGGAAACCATCAAGAAATTGATCGGCCAAGGCCATAAAGTCACCGTCCAAAGCGGCGCCGGTATCAAGGCCAGCGTTATCGACAGTGCCTATGAGGCGGTGGGTGCAACCATTGGCAGCGCCAGTGATGCATTCGGCGCCGAACTGATCCTCAAGGTGGTTGCCCCGAGCGATAGCGAGCTGACGCTGATCAAGAGCGGCACCGTGCTGGTGGGCATGCTCAATCCGTTCAACAACGAAACCATCGCCAAGCTGGCCGAACGTGGCATCACCGCTTTCGCCCTTGAGGCTGCGCCACGTACCTCCCGCGCCCAGAGCCTGGATGTGCTGTCGTCTCAAGCGAACATTGCCGGCTACAAGGCCGTGCTGCTGGCCGCGCATTATTATCCGCGCTTCATGCCAATGCTGATGACCGCTGCGGGCACCGTGAAAGCGGCGCGCGTGCTCATTCTCGGCGCGGGCGTGGCCGGGTTGCAGGCGATTGCCACGGCCAAGCGCCTGGGCGCGGTGATCGAAGCCTCGGATGTGCGTCCGGCGGTCAAGGAACAAATCGAATCCCTCGGCGCCAAGTTCGTCGACGTGCCATACGAGACCGACGAAGAGCGTGAATGCGCCGTCGGCGTCGGTGGTTACGCCCGGCCGATGCCGGCCAGCTGGATGCAGCGCCAGGCCCAAGCGGTGCACGAGCGCGCCAAGCAGGCGGACATCGTCATCACCACCGCTCTGATTCCAGGCCGCAAGGCACCGACACTGCTGAGTGCCGAAACCGTCGCGCAGATGAAACCCGGCTCGGTGGTCATCGACCTCGCGGCAGCCCAGGGCGGTAACTGCCCGCTGACCGTGGCCGACCAGGTCGTGATCGAGAATGGCGTGACCATTTGCGGCCCGACCAACCTGGCCGGTGAAGTCGCGGCAGACGCTTCGGCGCTGTACGCCCGCAACCTGCTGGACTTCCTGAAGCTGGTCTTCACCAAGGAAGGTCAGTTCGACGTGAACCTGGAAGACGACATCGTTGCCGCGTGCCTGATGTGCCGCGACGGCCAAGTCATCCGCAAAAACGCCTAA
- a CDS encoding Gfo/Idh/MocA family protein — MIRYAVVGLGWISQKAFLPASTLTGNSVVTALVTGDTEKARKIAEQYGIDTVVPYENYDALLCSDLIDAVYIAVPNPMHASFAISALRHGKHVMVEKPIATSLADAEAMIRSAQQTGALLMTSYRLHHDIGTVEALKSIRSGAIGDPRFFSATFSFQSDPDNHRLRAEYWGGPLQDIGIYCINAARHVFAAEPIEVLAVISRDENDQRFREIYDSIAVTLRFPGNRLGQFYCSFAAHPLDVYRVVGTQGTISMEPGFRFEEPMAMEIESSADSKRIEFAHYDHFAGQIAYFSQCIVSGSRPIDDGEEGMADLRVLIAIERSVSTGLPVSLEPQVYRNGPSHASVRMIEPASLPPKVDVR, encoded by the coding sequence ATGATTAGATATGCAGTAGTAGGGCTGGGTTGGATTTCTCAAAAAGCATTCCTGCCGGCGTCAACGCTAACCGGTAATTCCGTTGTCACGGCACTTGTTACTGGCGACACCGAGAAAGCGAGAAAAATCGCGGAACAATATGGTATCGACACAGTAGTACCGTATGAGAATTATGACGCACTGCTGTGCAGCGATCTTATCGACGCTGTCTACATTGCCGTGCCTAATCCCATGCACGCCTCGTTTGCGATCAGTGCGTTGAGGCATGGCAAACATGTCATGGTGGAAAAACCGATCGCCACATCACTGGCGGATGCCGAGGCCATGATCAGGTCTGCGCAGCAGACCGGCGCTCTATTGATGACCAGTTACCGTTTGCATCACGACATCGGCACTGTTGAAGCACTTAAGTCGATTCGTTCAGGTGCTATTGGCGACCCTCGTTTTTTTTCCGCGACCTTCAGTTTTCAATCCGATCCAGATAATCATCGCTTACGCGCGGAGTATTGGGGTGGGCCGCTTCAGGACATTGGTATCTATTGCATCAATGCGGCTCGCCACGTATTTGCTGCCGAGCCAATCGAAGTACTGGCTGTTATCTCCAGAGATGAGAATGACCAGCGTTTCAGAGAAATATACGATTCGATTGCGGTGACGCTACGCTTCCCAGGTAATCGTCTGGGGCAGTTCTATTGCAGTTTTGCTGCGCATCCGCTCGATGTCTATCGAGTTGTAGGCACCCAGGGAACGATAAGCATGGAGCCAGGGTTCCGCTTCGAAGAGCCGATGGCTATGGAGATTGAGAGCTCTGCAGATTCGAAGCGAATCGAATTTGCGCACTACGACCATTTTGCAGGCCAGATCGCCTATTTCTCCCAGTGCATCGTCAGCGGTTCTAGACCGATAGACGATGGAGAAGAGGGGATGGCCGATCTCCGTGTCTTGATTGCCATAGAGCGATCGGTTTCAACAGGTCTGCCTGTGTCTCTGGAGCCACAGGTTTACCGAAATGGCCCTAGCCACGCTTCGGTACGAATGATTGAACCTGCGTCCCTACCTCCGAAAGTGGACGTTCGCTGA
- a CDS encoding Gfo/Idh/MocA family protein, whose translation MSIAVGLVGAGVMGSEHARILREDTPGAKLAGVCDADPQKADAAACGSLTYSDPLEMIRSNNIDAVLIASPDSTHAELVMACLEVGKPVLCEKPLAMTAQQALAIVELEMSKSRRLVQVGYMRRFDPAYQMLKHSFDSGEIGQPLIVHNIHRNPVAPEWMTGSMSISNAFVHEIDITRWLLNTELSTIRITTTRKGDPLVIEACTNGGVIITTEVNMNCQYGYHVHAEIVGEQGVVSLSSMPSKVIHKAGQRALSYPSYWVSRFLEAYKEQTKAWIKTIQTGKPNAGANAWDGYITTAVAEQIIADNNVSPLIHLSLPTCPSFYS comes from the coding sequence ATGAGCATTGCAGTTGGGTTGGTGGGTGCGGGAGTGATGGGAAGCGAGCACGCGAGGATCCTGCGAGAGGATACTCCAGGGGCGAAGCTCGCGGGCGTCTGTGATGCGGACCCTCAAAAAGCCGATGCTGCAGCTTGCGGTTCGCTGACCTATTCAGATCCTTTGGAAATGATTCGGTCAAATAATATTGATGCGGTATTAATTGCCTCGCCTGATTCGACTCATGCAGAACTGGTTATGGCCTGCCTAGAGGTGGGCAAGCCAGTGTTGTGCGAGAAACCGTTGGCGATGACTGCGCAGCAGGCGTTGGCTATCGTTGAGTTGGAGATGTCCAAAAGCCGGCGCTTAGTGCAAGTTGGCTATATGCGCAGGTTCGATCCCGCCTATCAGATGCTCAAGCATAGCTTCGACAGTGGGGAAATTGGTCAGCCGCTGATCGTCCATAATATTCATCGCAACCCGGTAGCCCCTGAGTGGATGACCGGTTCAATGTCTATTTCCAACGCATTTGTGCACGAGATCGATATTACTCGCTGGCTGCTCAACACCGAACTTTCGACCATAAGAATCACCACGACAAGAAAAGGCGATCCGCTTGTTATTGAAGCGTGTACCAACGGTGGTGTCATCATTACCACTGAAGTCAACATGAACTGCCAGTATGGCTATCACGTTCATGCGGAAATCGTTGGCGAACAGGGTGTTGTTTCTTTGTCGTCCATGCCTTCGAAAGTTATTCATAAGGCGGGGCAGAGAGCATTGTCTTATCCGTCCTATTGGGTGTCAAGGTTCCTTGAGGCCTACAAGGAGCAGACGAAGGCGTGGATTAAGACAATTCAGACGGGCAAACCCAATGCCGGCGCAAATGCTTGGGATGGTTATATTACGACAGCCGTAGCCGAACAGATTATCGCTGATAATAACGTATCACCATTAATTCATCTTTCTCTACCGACGTGCCCTTCATTCTATTCGTGA
- a CDS encoding Gfo/Idh/MocA family protein, with product MKKYNVALIGTGFMGKAHSIATAVVPILFGAPVEIERKIIVDIDEELARDAAKQYGFAEYTTDWRDVVNRPDIDIVDICTPNDTHAEIAIAAALAGKHVMCEKPMAMTVADAEKMQAAAQKTGVVTMVSYNYRHTPAIQMAKKLIDEGRIGKILSFRGYYLQDWGADPSTPLSWRFNKAKAGSGTLGDIGTHVIDAARLLVGEFASVNSIVKTFIAERPLPAGRFFGPAGQASSEKGQVDVDDAALTMIHFTNGVYGTIEVTRNAWGHHNQLGFEIHGTKGSIAFDYQRLNELRVAFADDPADTFGFRTIYSGPHQPFGDKLWPVAGMGQGYIDVKSIEWYNFLKAIAEKAPASPNFDDGLQIERIAEAILNSGVSGNWEEIEQPTA from the coding sequence GTGAAGAAATACAATGTAGCACTTATCGGCACCGGATTTATGGGTAAGGCGCATTCCATTGCGACTGCTGTAGTTCCGATTTTATTTGGCGCACCTGTAGAGATCGAGCGCAAAATCATCGTAGATATCGATGAGGAACTGGCCCGTGATGCTGCGAAACAATATGGTTTTGCAGAATACACCACCGACTGGCGCGATGTGGTCAATCGTCCTGATATCGATATTGTCGATATTTGTACGCCTAATGATACTCACGCTGAAATCGCTATTGCAGCCGCACTGGCCGGTAAGCACGTCATGTGCGAAAAACCGATGGCCATGACCGTCGCTGATGCCGAAAAAATGCAAGCAGCTGCGCAGAAGACCGGCGTCGTGACCATGGTGTCCTATAACTATCGCCATACTCCTGCCATCCAAATGGCCAAGAAGCTGATTGATGAAGGCCGGATCGGTAAGATCCTCAGCTTCCGCGGGTATTACCTTCAGGATTGGGGCGCCGATCCATCAACTCCGCTGTCGTGGCGTTTTAACAAAGCCAAGGCGGGTTCAGGCACGCTGGGCGATATCGGTACTCATGTGATCGATGCTGCGCGTTTGTTGGTCGGTGAATTCGCTTCTGTAAACTCTATCGTGAAAACCTTTATCGCTGAGCGTCCTCTGCCTGCTGGGCGCTTCTTCGGCCCAGCTGGTCAGGCGTCTTCCGAAAAGGGTCAGGTGGATGTCGATGACGCAGCACTGACCATGATTCACTTCACTAATGGCGTCTACGGCACCATCGAGGTGACCCGAAATGCTTGGGGCCATCACAACCAGCTGGGCTTCGAGATCCATGGTACCAAGGGTTCAATTGCATTCGATTACCAGCGTTTGAATGAACTGCGCGTGGCTTTCGCTGATGATCCGGCTGACACCTTCGGCTTCCGTACTATCTATTCGGGTCCGCATCAGCCGTTTGGCGACAAGCTGTGGCCGGTGGCCGGCATGGGCCAGGGCTACATCGATGTGAAATCCATCGAGTGGTACAACTTTCTCAAAGCCATTGCGGAAAAAGCGCCTGCATCGCCTAACTTCGACGATGGTTTGCAGATTGAACGCATCGCTGAAGCGATCTTGAACTCGGGCGTAAGTGGCAACTGGGAAGAGATCGAACAACCGACTGCATAA
- a CDS encoding acetyl/propionyl/methylcrotonyl-CoA carboxylase subunit alpha, which yields MKKLLIANRGEIAIRVMRAARDYGVESVAIYSDADAESLHVQLAQEAYGLGPGKPGDTYLNISKIIDIAKRAGADAVHPGYGFLSERAEFAQAVIDAGLIWVGPSPSVIMSLGDKVEARRIAQAVGAPLVKGTPGPLANAAEAIAFAKEAGLPLAIKAAFGGGGRGMKVAHKLEEVGDLFNSAVREAVEAFGRGECYAEQFLERPRHIEAQVIADQHGNTVVLGTRDCSLQRRNQKLVEEAPAPFITTDQSHRIHEAARAICAHAGYTGAGTVEFLLSRNGTISFLEVNTRLQVEHPVTEETTGIDIVVEQLRIADGLPLSITKAPELRGHAFEFRINAEDPGRGFLPTPGRIKLFRAPSGPGVRVESGVETGSVIPGLYDSMMAKLIITGSTREQAIARARRALKEFTIEGVASVLPFHRAVLEEACFNGDAEFGVYTNWIETEFNGVPPSPRIEAVNSDLHRCFIEIDGKRHELGIPSSLFSGVPVPTSSGTSPAAGAEGDVTAPIPGTLQQWLVDDGATVRKGDGVALIEAMKMETLVVAASDGVITQKVSAGTMVSIGQPLAAIALY from the coding sequence ATGAAAAAATTATTGATCGCTAACCGCGGTGAAATCGCTATCCGTGTCATGCGTGCCGCTCGGGATTATGGTGTCGAGTCGGTGGCCATCTATTCCGACGCTGATGCTGAGTCGTTGCACGTCCAGCTTGCACAAGAGGCCTATGGGCTGGGTCCGGGCAAGCCGGGCGACACCTACCTAAATATTTCCAAGATCATTGACATTGCCAAGCGTGCCGGCGCTGATGCCGTTCATCCAGGCTATGGATTTCTCTCTGAGCGCGCCGAGTTCGCACAGGCCGTAATCGACGCGGGATTGATCTGGGTCGGACCTTCGCCTTCGGTGATTATGTCACTGGGGGACAAGGTCGAAGCCCGACGTATTGCACAAGCCGTCGGTGCTCCACTGGTCAAAGGTACTCCAGGTCCTTTGGCGAATGCCGCAGAAGCCATAGCCTTCGCCAAGGAAGCGGGTTTGCCGTTGGCGATTAAAGCTGCGTTTGGCGGCGGCGGTCGCGGAATGAAGGTTGCTCACAAGCTGGAAGAGGTGGGCGACCTGTTCAATTCCGCGGTGCGTGAGGCCGTAGAAGCATTTGGCCGTGGCGAATGCTATGCCGAACAATTTCTTGAGCGCCCACGACATATCGAAGCGCAAGTCATCGCCGATCAGCACGGCAATACAGTAGTTCTAGGGACACGCGATTGTTCTCTCCAGCGTCGTAATCAGAAGTTGGTAGAGGAAGCGCCTGCGCCATTCATCACTACTGATCAGAGTCATCGAATTCATGAGGCGGCCCGGGCGATCTGTGCGCATGCCGGCTACACCGGCGCAGGCACGGTCGAATTTCTTTTATCGCGGAATGGAACAATCTCATTTCTTGAAGTGAATACTCGGTTGCAGGTCGAACATCCTGTCACCGAAGAGACCACGGGCATAGACATCGTTGTTGAACAGTTGCGCATCGCTGACGGGTTGCCATTGTCGATTACCAAGGCGCCAGAATTAAGGGGCCACGCTTTTGAGTTTCGTATCAATGCTGAAGACCCGGGGAGGGGGTTCTTGCCGACGCCGGGGCGAATCAAACTGTTCCGTGCTCCGTCCGGGCCGGGGGTTCGCGTCGAATCGGGAGTTGAGACGGGCTCCGTTATTCCCGGCCTTTACGACTCAATGATGGCTAAGCTGATCATCACGGGGTCTACGCGCGAGCAAGCAATTGCTCGTGCGCGTCGTGCGCTAAAAGAATTCACCATTGAGGGTGTTGCGTCGGTGCTGCCATTTCATCGGGCGGTATTGGAAGAAGCCTGTTTCAATGGCGATGCTGAATTCGGCGTTTACACCAACTGGATTGAAACCGAATTCAACGGTGTGCCGCCGAGCCCACGAATCGAGGCAGTAAATTCCGACTTGCATCGGTGCTTCATCGAAATAGACGGCAAACGGCACGAGTTGGGTATTCCCTCTTCATTGTTCAGCGGAGTGCCCGTTCCTACTTCATCGGGTACGTCACCCGCTGCGGGCGCTGAGGGTGATGTTACTGCGCCGATTCCTGGCACTTTACAACAGTGGCTGGTTGATGACGGTGCGACTGTAAGAAAGGGTGATGGAGTCGCGCTAATCGAAGCGATGAAAATGGAAACGTTGGTTGTTGCAGCGAGCGATGGCGTCATTACACAGAAGGTTTCGGCGGGAACGATGGTCTCAATAGGTCAGCCTCTGGCGGCCATTGCTCTTTATTGA
- a CDS encoding urea amidolyase family protein has translation MQFRRAGCTGVLIELPDLDTTLAMFEAIVAAVFEGIEEIIPGARTLLVRFDPLVISHDDLVRLISGVELDRRAQSVGQLIEIPVIYDGEDLEFVASHLGWTVEELIRRHSAATFTVAFTGFAPGFAYMTCDDDQLDVPRRNSPRVRIPAGSVAVAGPFCGVYPTDSPGGWQLLGTTPSMMWDLNRERAALLAPGDRVRFREVRKGDCISAEAAAQAFSKPRPKGSVGLQIISTDRPALYQDAGRPGLGNQGVSESGAADLAALRTANELLGNVLDSVAVEITYGGFSLKAGEPVTCAVTGADVPIRIGSAHGRTVEVSPGVAFALDAGDLLTLGVPLSGVRSYLAIRGGFDVDRVLGSRSTDTLAKLGPAPIKAGDILLPANETCVSIYPYPLAGTSLPCGSDLITIDVVMGPRTDWFTSESVSIFFSQPWTATTESSRVGIRLQGAQALVRARQDELPSEGTCAGSIQIPASGQPVLFLTDHPLTGGYPVIAVVASHHLSLAAQIPIGCKIHFNPIVDFQVIAKEQE, from the coding sequence CTGCAGTTCCGGCGAGCCGGATGTACAGGAGTGCTGATTGAGTTGCCAGATTTAGACACTACTCTGGCAATGTTCGAGGCTATTGTTGCTGCGGTTTTCGAGGGGATAGAGGAGATAATTCCCGGCGCCCGGACGTTACTTGTTCGTTTCGATCCACTGGTCATAAGCCATGACGACCTGGTCAGGTTGATCAGTGGCGTTGAGTTGGATCGCCGAGCCCAGTCTGTAGGGCAGTTGATCGAAATTCCGGTCATTTATGATGGCGAAGACTTGGAATTTGTAGCGTCTCACCTGGGCTGGACTGTGGAGGAACTGATACGCCGCCACAGCGCCGCCACGTTCACCGTCGCTTTTACTGGATTCGCGCCAGGTTTTGCTTACATGACCTGTGACGACGATCAGTTGGATGTACCGCGTCGGAATAGCCCGCGAGTGCGAATTCCTGCCGGCTCTGTTGCGGTTGCAGGACCATTTTGCGGTGTTTACCCCACAGACAGTCCGGGCGGCTGGCAGTTGCTTGGCACGACTCCCTCTATGATGTGGGATTTGAACCGTGAGCGCGCCGCATTGCTGGCGCCGGGTGATCGGGTTCGCTTTCGCGAGGTCAGGAAAGGAGATTGCATTTCCGCAGAAGCTGCGGCGCAGGCATTTTCTAAACCGCGACCCAAAGGCTCCGTCGGTTTGCAAATTATTTCCACGGATCGTCCGGCCCTCTATCAAGATGCAGGACGACCAGGCTTAGGTAATCAGGGCGTCTCCGAATCAGGCGCCGCCGACCTTGCTGCTCTGCGTACTGCGAATGAGTTACTGGGTAATGTGCTTGACTCAGTCGCGGTCGAAATCACTTATGGCGGGTTCTCCCTGAAGGCAGGCGAGCCTGTAACTTGTGCCGTGACCGGCGCTGATGTACCCATTCGCATTGGGTCTGCACATGGACGCACCGTAGAAGTCTCCCCAGGTGTCGCTTTTGCTCTTGATGCTGGTGACCTTTTGACCCTTGGTGTGCCGCTCTCAGGCGTACGTAGCTACCTGGCAATACGGGGTGGGTTTGACGTGGATAGAGTGTTGGGATCAAGGTCCACCGACACACTGGCTAAATTGGGACCAGCACCAATCAAAGCAGGAGACATCCTGCTGCCTGCCAACGAGACTTGTGTTTCGATCTACCCATATCCTCTAGCTGGTACATCGCTCCCTTGTGGAAGCGACCTTATTACCATTGACGTTGTGATGGGGCCTCGTACTGATTGGTTCACGTCAGAATCCGTTTCGATCTTCTTCAGCCAGCCGTGGACGGCCACTACCGAATCGAGTCGTGTAGGTATACGCCTGCAGGGGGCGCAAGCGCTGGTTCGTGCCCGGCAAGATGAACTGCCTTCCGAAGGCACCTGTGCTGGCTCAATCCAGATTCCAGCAAGCGGTCAGCCCGTGTTGTTTCTAACCGATCACCCGCTTACGGGCGGCTATCCGGTAATAGCTGTGGTGGCTTCGCATCACCTGAGTCTGGCTGCGCAGATCCCTATTGGCTGCAAGATTCACTTCAACCCAATAGTGGATTTCCAGGTTATCGCTAAGGAACAAGAATAA
- a CDS encoding LamB/YcsF family protein has translation MVSIDLNSDLGESFGPWPMGDDSAMLDLVSSANIACGFHAGDPAGILSVIREAMSRRVVIGAHVGYRDLVGFGRRAMEPSSAELIGDVIYQIGALQGLAKAAGTSIHYVKPHGALYNTIANDARQASDVIAAIKAIDPELTLLALAGAPIVQQARQAGLRVVCEAFADRAYSADGSLVNRRLPGAVIHDPEVIAKRMLRLVKDRVIESIDGVEITIEADSICIHGDNATSVATARVLKEAFIANGVHIASFIPGVNGGGRE, from the coding sequence ATGGTTAGTATCGACCTCAACAGCGACCTTGGTGAGAGCTTCGGCCCATGGCCGATGGGTGATGATTCAGCGATGCTGGATCTGGTATCCAGTGCCAACATCGCCTGCGGATTCCACGCAGGAGACCCAGCAGGCATCTTGTCTGTAATTAGGGAGGCAATGTCTCGCCGTGTCGTCATTGGAGCCCATGTAGGCTACCGTGATCTCGTCGGCTTCGGTCGCCGGGCAATGGAGCCTTCTAGCGCCGAGCTGATTGGGGATGTGATTTACCAGATTGGTGCGCTTCAAGGTTTAGCCAAAGCGGCGGGCACTTCCATCCACTACGTGAAACCCCATGGTGCGCTTTACAACACAATCGCCAACGATGCTCGACAGGCTTCGGATGTAATTGCAGCGATCAAGGCAATCGATCCTGAGCTTACCTTGCTGGCGTTGGCAGGGGCGCCGATTGTTCAACAGGCACGTCAAGCAGGACTTCGAGTGGTCTGCGAGGCATTCGCCGATCGGGCTTACAGCGCCGACGGCTCGTTGGTGAACCGGCGACTCCCAGGTGCCGTAATTCACGATCCGGAAGTGATCGCAAAACGCATGCTGCGACTCGTAAAGGACCGAGTGATTGAGTCAATTGACGGCGTAGAAATTACTATTGAAGCCGACTCGATCTGCATCCACGGAGACAATGCGACTTCTGTTGCGACGGCCCGTGTGTTGAAAGAAGCGTTCATTGCCAATGGCGTTCATATCGCCAGTTTCATTCCTGGAGTGAACGGAGGTGGGCGTGAGTGA
- a CDS encoding putative quinol monooxygenase, producing MSNKLVVVATVTAQPGKEVELRAALQTLVPVAKTEKGFVQYDLHVSNENAGEFLFYEIWDDEAALQLHSSSDFSKAFGEKYGHLIKASTLTKYTRVS from the coding sequence ATGAGCAATAAGTTGGTTGTGGTTGCAACGGTTACAGCTCAGCCGGGTAAAGAGGTCGAGCTAAGGGCGGCGCTGCAGACGCTGGTACCAGTCGCCAAGACCGAGAAGGGGTTCGTGCAGTATGACCTGCATGTCTCCAATGAAAATGCAGGTGAGTTTCTGTTCTACGAAATTTGGGATGACGAGGCAGCGTTGCAACTGCATTCGAGCAGCGATTTTTCGAAGGCCTTCGGTGAGAAATATGGCCATTTGATCAAGGCGTCGACCCTGACGAAATACACGCGCGTTTCTTAA